A DNA window from Thermoanaerobaculia bacterium contains the following coding sequences:
- a CDS encoding tail fiber domain-containing protein: MAIAKGSLAAFVCLLSSAAFAGFASTEAYLPSVGRVPGKNGAQFYTTVWATNLTTAPQTFTFRFLKAGQSNPSPPSFDDTLAPGETRVYENVVETKLGLTNALGAARITSSGEIFVSERIYNQAPGDDLGNTEGLFFAGVPKSFSISAGQSASIQGVDQGSSENFRYNFALIETGGGSADVNVQVFDGSGTLLGQRSFPLSPYEQIQPSVADVVPSIATTNARVTATVIDGDGSVLLAGAQVANESEDSTGFEMTFRDDLLGGSSGSGGLTAVAHDSTLIGNGTSTSPLGVNPEGVVKSVNGLHSALTLAAGSNITITPSGNTLTVASSGGGGGGLTLPFSGSTSGSGTAFAISNTGTGDGIHGSSASTGGSGTGVYGTTHGISGETGWAGVWGDSHDGTAVEGTSFNDHGVLGITSGGSAAVEGLNRDTNGIGVLGRLGDGSGSLDRAGVGVWGDSAQIGVAGSGGYKGVAGYSTAAGGIGVFGESSSTSGVNFGVVGSAGSIPVEPGSTAGVVATSNGGFGLWAYSQADDAIYCDGSGEYTGSWSKASDIRFKKNVAPLESALARTLQLRGVSFDWRREEFPDRNFPASQSIGFIAQEVEAVYPQLVSIDRDGYESVDYAGLTPILVEAIKEQQQQLDSQTRRIESQERALQELTRRVERLEKSAR, from the coding sequence ATGGCGATTGCGAAAGGATCTCTCGCGGCATTCGTGTGTCTGCTGTCTTCGGCGGCGTTCGCCGGTTTCGCCTCGACGGAGGCATACCTGCCTTCGGTCGGTCGCGTTCCCGGCAAGAACGGCGCCCAGTTCTACACGACCGTCTGGGCGACGAACCTGACGACGGCGCCGCAGACCTTCACGTTCCGGTTCCTGAAGGCGGGCCAGAGCAACCCTTCCCCGCCATCCTTCGACGACACGCTCGCGCCGGGAGAGACTCGCGTCTACGAGAACGTCGTCGAGACGAAGCTCGGGCTGACGAACGCGCTCGGCGCAGCCCGCATCACCTCTTCGGGCGAGATCTTCGTCTCCGAGCGGATCTACAACCAGGCGCCGGGCGACGATCTGGGCAACACGGAAGGGCTCTTCTTCGCCGGCGTGCCGAAGAGCTTCTCGATCTCGGCCGGACAGTCGGCCTCGATCCAGGGGGTCGATCAGGGCAGTTCGGAGAACTTCCGCTACAACTTCGCCCTGATCGAGACGGGCGGCGGATCGGCCGACGTCAACGTCCAGGTCTTCGACGGGAGCGGGACACTGCTGGGCCAGAGGTCGTTCCCGCTCTCTCCCTACGAACAGATCCAGCCGTCGGTCGCCGACGTGGTGCCGTCGATTGCGACGACGAACGCCCGTGTCACCGCGACGGTGATCGACGGGGACGGCTCGGTGCTCCTCGCGGGAGCCCAGGTCGCCAACGAGAGCGAGGACTCGACCGGATTCGAGATGACCTTCCGCGACGACCTGCTCGGCGGATCGTCGGGAAGCGGAGGGCTGACGGCGGTCGCACACGATTCGACGCTCATCGGGAACGGGACGAGCACATCGCCGCTCGGCGTCAATCCAGAGGGAGTCGTGAAGTCCGTCAACGGCCTGCACAGTGCGCTGACCCTCGCCGCGGGATCCAACATCACGATCACGCCGTCCGGGAACACGCTGACGGTCGCGAGCTCCGGAGGCGGCGGGGGCGGCCTGACGCTGCCGTTCTCGGGATCGACGAGCGGATCGGGTACGGCATTCGCGATCTCGAATACCGGAACGGGCGACGGCATTCACGGCTCGAGCGCGTCGACCGGCGGAAGCGGAACCGGGGTCTACGGCACGACGCACGGAATCAGCGGCGAGACGGGATGGGCCGGCGTGTGGGGAGACTCGCACGACGGCACGGCCGTCGAGGGCACGAGCTTCAACGACCACGGCGTGCTGGGAATCACGTCGGGGGGATCGGCCGCAGTGGAGGGGCTGAACCGGGACACCAACGGCATCGGCGTGCTCGGGAGGCTCGGCGATGGCTCAGGGTCACTCGATCGGGCGGGCGTCGGCGTGTGGGGTGACTCGGCGCAGATTGGGGTCGCCGGTTCAGGGGGATACAAAGGAGTCGCGGGATATTCGACCGCCGCCGGAGGAATTGGGGTCTTTGGAGAGTCTTCGAGCACCAGCGGTGTGAATTTCGGTGTGGTGGGCAGCGCAGGGAGTATTCCCGTGGAACCGGGCTCCACGGCGGGGGTAGTCGCAACGAGCAACGGAGGTTTCGGCCTCTGGGCTTATAGCCAGGCCGACGATGCGATCTACTGCGACGGAAGCGGCGAATATACCGGGTCGTGGTCGAAAGCATCGGACATTCGATTCAAGAAGAACGTCGCCCCACTCGAGAGCGCCCTCGCGCGCACGCTCCAGCTCCGCGGCGTCAGTTTCGACTGGCGCCGTGAGGAGTTCCCGGATCGTAATTTCCCGGCTTCGCAGAGCATCGGCTTCATCGCCCAGGAGGTCGAGGCCGTATATCCGCAACTCGTCTCGATCGACCGCGACGGGTACGAAAGCGTCGACTACGCCGGCCTGACCCCGATCCTCGTCGAGGCGATCAAGGAGCAGCAGCAGCAACTCGATTCGCAGACGCGCCGGATCGAGTCGCAGGAGCGCGCGCTGCAGGAGTTGACCCGGCGGGTCGAGCGCCTCGAGAAGAGCGCTCGATAG
- a CDS encoding glycosyltransferase family 39 protein → MPRRAFPRVAADAVAVLCGAKLLLHLFTSVQRYGYFRDELYYLDMARHLDWGYVDCAPLIAIYAKVALMLGGSLAALRILPALAGAGVVAITILIARELGGGRFAQWLAGLAALLSTGILLTSSLLTMNAFEPLFWMGAILVVARILRTGNSRLWIGFGVLAGLGLENKHSTLFFGFSVVLALLLTRHRREFGKRWIWIAGAVAVALFLPNVVWQIRHHFPTLEDLENVRRSGKNVVLGPLAFTKEQILDMNPILFPLWLGGLVWFLRDRRWRALGLTSLVFFVTMELAHAKSYYLFPIYPMLFAGGAAAFERWTANRARWSRAVAVAVVVLASLPLIPLATWLLSPERYLAYTRAIGFTPSKAEVHHEGPLPQPMGDQFGWPELVEQVAKIYDALPPAEREQTGIWTGNYGEAGAVDLFGPKYGLPRALSRHQNYWYWPPDRTYENFIVLQWDRQDVEDNCASWQAFPHFHPLGMAEENVPIYLCRGATFDVRKVWWNSKHWN, encoded by the coding sequence ATGCCACGCCGGGCCTTTCCGCGCGTCGCCGCGGACGCCGTCGCCGTACTCTGCGGAGCGAAGCTCCTCCTGCACCTCTTCACGAGCGTCCAGCGTTACGGATATTTCCGAGACGAGCTGTACTACCTCGACATGGCCCGCCACCTCGATTGGGGCTACGTCGATTGCGCGCCTCTCATCGCGATCTACGCGAAAGTCGCGCTGATGCTCGGCGGCTCGCTCGCCGCGCTGCGAATCCTGCCGGCGCTCGCCGGCGCGGGCGTCGTCGCGATCACGATCCTGATCGCCCGCGAGCTGGGCGGCGGGCGCTTCGCGCAATGGCTCGCCGGCCTCGCCGCGCTCCTTTCGACCGGAATCCTCCTGACGAGCAGCCTCCTGACGATGAACGCCTTCGAGCCGCTCTTCTGGATGGGAGCGATTCTCGTCGTCGCGCGCATTCTCCGTACGGGGAATTCGCGCCTCTGGATCGGGTTCGGCGTCCTCGCCGGCCTCGGTCTCGAGAACAAGCACTCGACGCTCTTCTTCGGGTTCTCGGTCGTCTTGGCGCTCCTCCTGACGCGCCATCGCCGGGAATTCGGCAAGCGGTGGATCTGGATCGCGGGCGCCGTCGCCGTCGCCCTGTTCCTGCCCAACGTCGTCTGGCAGATCCGGCATCATTTCCCGACGCTCGAGGACCTGGAGAACGTGCGCCGGTCCGGAAAGAACGTCGTGCTCGGCCCGCTCGCCTTCACGAAGGAACAGATCCTCGACATGAACCCGATCCTGTTCCCGCTGTGGCTGGGCGGGCTCGTCTGGTTCCTGCGGGACCGGCGCTGGCGAGCGCTCGGGCTGACGTCCCTCGTGTTCTTCGTCACGATGGAGCTCGCCCACGCGAAGAGCTACTACCTCTTCCCGATCTATCCGATGCTCTTCGCCGGCGGCGCGGCCGCCTTCGAACGGTGGACGGCAAACCGCGCGAGGTGGTCGAGGGCCGTCGCCGTCGCGGTCGTCGTTCTCGCGAGCCTGCCGCTGATCCCGCTGGCGACGTGGCTGCTGTCGCCGGAGCGTTATCTCGCTTACACCCGGGCCATCGGATTCACGCCGAGCAAGGCCGAGGTCCACCACGAAGGGCCGCTCCCCCAGCCGATGGGGGACCAGTTCGGCTGGCCCGAGCTCGTCGAGCAGGTGGCGAAGATCTACGACGCTCTCCCCCCGGCGGAACGGGAGCAGACGGGGATCTGGACCGGCAACTACGGCGAGGCCGGCGCCGTCGATCTCTTCGGTCCGAAATACGGCCTCCCGCGCGCGCTCTCGCGCCATCAGAACTACTGGTACTGGCCGCCGGACCGCACGTACGAGAACTTCATCGTCCTGCAGTGGGATCGGCAGGACGTCGAGGACAACTGCGCGTCGTGGCAGGCATTCCCCCATTTCCATCCGCTCGGCATGGCGGAAGAAAACGTCCCGATCTATCTCTGCCGCGGCGCGACGTTCGACGTGCGGAAGGTCTGGTGGAACTCGAAGCACTGGAACTGA